The window GCGACTTCGTTCACGCCAGGCATCGGAAGTTTGCATCATCGCGAGCAACTCGGGAGAAACCGTTTGCGATTTCCCCACGTTCTGTTGCCAAGTCTTCAGTTCGCTGGCTTCATACGTACTGAAGATCTGCCGTTGCCGTTCGATCTCGCGCAGGATTCGCGCTTCGGCAGCGTTCGCCGTGGCGGCATCATCTGCCGTCAGGCGGATTTCGAGCGAAGTGCCGAGGACGTGCTCGTGGTTGAAGACGAAGTCTTCAGCGCGAGCACTCGTAAAACCGGCGATCAACAGCAGAGCGAACGATAAGGAACCAACAAAACGCAACGACATTATTTACTCCCGAGTGGGACCACGATTCGATAAAAAAGCTGCTTACGGATTGGCCTGCGGACGTGCACCTTCGCGGCCCTCGCGTCCTGGACGTCCACCTTCACGCCCCATCGGTCGGCCGCCTTCACGTCCACCTTCACGCCCCATCGGTCGGCCGCCTTCACGTCCACCCTCGCGGCCCATGGGTCGGCCACCTTCGCGCCCAGCCGGAGCCGGTTGGCTCTTCTTCACGTATTCTTCGATCTCTTCCTTCGTCGCCACGCCATCTTGGTTGGCATCGGCCTTTTCGATGATGGGCAGGAACCGCGGGCCGACTTCGTCCTTCGTGACCTTGCCGTCCTTATTCTTGTCGAGCTTCAGCAAGCGAGCGAGCAAATCGCCCACGCCTTCGCCGTCGGTGCCACCAAAGTTCTGCAGGGCCGAGACGACCGTCGATTCCGGTGTGAGGTCGAGCAGGGCGAAGTGAGCCAGCCCCGACTTCTCTTGATCGAGACCATAGAACAATAGCCGGCCGTTGTATTCCATCACCTGCTTGCCTTGCAGCGGCAGGTTCGACTGCAGCGGTTCCCAAGCATTCGTGCTGGGATCATAAACTTCAACCGTCGTTGCCGGAGCGAAGTGACCGTCGACCTTGGCAAAACCACCGGCCAGATACAACTTGCCGTTGAGAGCCACAAGATTCGGGAAGACGCGAGCCGTCTTCGGCGAAGCGATATCGGTCCATTGGCTGGTCTTCAGATCGAAAGCCGCAGCCGTGCCGACGATGCCAACTTCTGCCCCCAAACCGCCGACGACGTACACCTTGTCGCCAATCGTGGCAGCGCCCAGCGAACGGCGCGATGTAGGAATATCAGCCCCCTTCACCACAGTGGCCGGATCGTCACCGTCTGGCCTCCAAGTCAGTGTTTCCGCCGTCAGTCCCTTACCGGTGTTCACTTCGGCGCCGCCAAAGATCCAGACGGTTCCGTTCTGCGAAGCCGTGCTGAACATCGACCGCGTGCCAGGCAAGTGCTGGACGTCATCCGTCCAATTCTTGCTGCGAATGCGATACTGATAAATCGTGTCGAGCGACTGATGCTTGTCGCCGACGAAGCCGATGCCGCCGATCACATAGATCGATTGATCATTGCGCGGACCAGCGAGAAACGCACCGCCGCTACTCAGCCCGGCTGGCAGGTTAGGCAATTGCTCGACGCTGCGAGCCGCGAGGTCAAAGCGATAGGCTTCGTTCACAAACGACTCTTTGGAAAAGTCGTGCGGGTTCTTGCTCTTGTTGCCGCCGAAAGCATACAGCGACGAACCTTGCAGGAACAAAATCTGACTTTGCTTGGCCTGACCGCCGAACTCCACCGACCATTCGGCCAGTTTCGGTTGCGGCTTGTCGTTGCCGAGATTAATCGTCTCGAGACTGGCGAGGTAGCCGCCGCCACGAGCCACGCCGGCGATGGCCACGAGCCCCTTGTCGCCGGTCGGAACCAGCCGATGGAAGCTGCGCGGGAAGACCAGCCGTTCGACCGATTCCCAACCACTGCCGTCCTTCTTCAAAACGTTGACGATCCCTTCCGAGCCGTTGTAATACAGTCGGCCGCCGGTCGCAAAAGCCGAGATCGCAAAGCCCGAAAGGCTGTCATTCCCCGGCAGTTCCGGTCCCTTGCTCCAGCTGTTCGAAGCCGGATCGTAAATGTGAACTTCTTTGGTAATGCCGTTGCTGCTCTTCATGCCCCCCATCACCCACAATTTTCCTTCGTGAGCAGCGGCAGCGAGGGCCCGCGTCTGAAACGGCGGCGTGGCGATCTTTTCCCACTTGCTATCTTCCTTGGTCAGGTCGAAGGCGAGAGCGTCTTCATGCCAAGGCGAGTCCGACGAGCTGGCCCCTTGCAGATTCCAACCGCCGACCACATACAACTTGTCGCCAACCACAGCAGCGTCGAGTGACGAGCGAGCTTCAGGGAGCGGCGCGAGTTCTTTCCAGGTGTTCGACTTGCTGTCGTACTTGGCAAAGATGGCCAGCGAGTTGAATGCGGTTTCCTCGCCGGTTTGATTCGTAAAGCTCAAACCGCCGACGCGATAAACATTCCCTTTCCAAGCCACCAGGCCGGGGCTTTGCGACGGGACGTGCATCGCGAGCGATTCCCACTTGGGTTCTTTGTCACTCAGCTTCAACCGGGTGAAGTGGGGCGACAGGCCGTTCGTCGAGTTGCCGGGAATGCGGCCGATGTGCCCGCTGAAAACATACAGTTCGTCGCCGCTGACCGTCGCGCCAAAGCTGCTGATCGCTTCGGGCAACGGCGGGTATGGCATGGGGTTCAAAAAGGCATCGGCAGCAAAGGTTGGGCTGATGCAAACGGCGAGAGCAAGGCAGAACCAGCGCGCAAACATGGCAAGTTCCCGGTGGGAGATAAAACGCGACAAAGAAGGGCAGAGCGAGGAGCATCCCGCATTGCACTAAGCCTGGCATCCGCCGAACTTCTGACAATCGACCAGGGAGGGGGAAGGACGCTGGCGGGGAGCTGGCGAGCAAGTTGAGAGTCAGTCTCAGTAGCGAGTCAGTTTATGATTTGCGGGGTGGATGTCAAGTGGCGAAAGCGCGGCTTAAAGTAGCCGCGGCAAATTGAAACTATGAAGCCAAACGCCGATCACGATCAACAAACAGCTGGATGCGAACAACCCGAGCACGACGCGACCGCCCGGCGCTGGGTCAACGTAATCCCAGAAAGCGGCCGGCGCTAGGAGCGCCACGGCAAATCCGAGCACACCGCAGAAGATCATTGCTGGACCGATTAGTTGAATGCGCATGCTTCGAGTGCGAGGCAAAATACGCGCCGCCATAGCCGATGTGTCGTCATCTTCGCGCGCTGCCGAGTGGCAACTGCAGCGCGCAGCGGATTACAATCCTCCGCATCTGCTTATTACCTACTCTCCTGAAAGGCCCGCCATGTTGTGTTGGTTTTCTTCCCGCTTGCGAACGCTCGCTGCGTTTGCGTTTTTCCTGACGCTCGCTATTTCAGCCGCATCCGCTGACGAGTTCTTTTTCAAGGACGGCGACCGCGTGATGTTTCTCGGCGACAGCATTACCGAGCAGCATCAATACACGGCTGAACTCGAATCGTATCTCACGACCCGCTTTCCCAAGTGGCGACTGTCGTTCTTGAACTCCGGCATCGGCGGCGACTCGGCTGGCGGCGGCGCGGGCCGCTTCAAGACCCACGTGCTCGACGAAAAGCCGACCGCGGTCACCATCAACTTCGGCATGAACGACGGCGGCTACGGCAAATTCAACCAAGGTAGCTGCGACAACTTCATCAAGAACACCGAAAAGATGCTCGATGCCGCGAAGGCCGCCGGCGTGCGCGTGGCGCTGATCTCGCCCAACGCTGTCGATCGCCGCTACAAGTCGAATGGCGCGGAATATCTCGAAACGCAGAAGGAGTTCTATGCTCCGCTGGCGAAGAGCGCCGAGAAGTACGGCATTGCCTTTGCCGATCAATACACCAAGACCCGCGCTGCTTTCGAAAAGATGGAAGCCGACAAAGCCGACAACGTTAAACCGTTCGGCGACGGCTTTCACACCTCACCGCCGGGCGGCCTGCAGATGGCCCATGCAATTTTGACCGGGCTGAAAGCCCCTGCCGTGGTGAGCGATGTGACCATCGACGTCCCCAGCAGCAAAATCAGCGAAACCTCCTGCAAAGTTACCGGCTTGGCCGCCGATCCGACCGGCGTTGAGTTCACTCGTCTCGACGAAGCGCTGCCGATGCCACTGGAGCCCGACTACGCTTCGTTGTTGCCGTACCTCAATAACCTCAAGGACCTCAATTGGTACGGCTTGAAAGTCACCGGCCTCACTTCGGGCAAGTACTCGGTCGTCATCGATGGCGTGGAAGTGGCTCAGCACACGGCTGAGGAACTCGCCCAGGGTGTGAACCTCGGCAATGTCACCAAGGGCCCGGTGTACGCGCAGGCCAAGAAGGTGCGCGATGCCATCGGCGCCAAGAACAAGATTGTTCACGATCGCTTCCGCAACGTGGTGATGTACAACGCACCGGAATGGCTGGCCGATGTCGCTGCCGAACGGAAGGCCGCCGTGCTCCAAAAGAAGTCGGAACAAATCGCTGCCGCCCAAGCTTCTATCTATGAAGCCGTGCAACCGGTGAAGCACCAGTTCGCCGTCAAGGCAGTGAAGTAGCGTAGCCCTCACGCTCCGCGTGGGGTCACGCCACACGGAGTGTGGCTACTACACTGAGTTTCGTTCGCAGAGATGAAATTGAAAAACGGGGAAGTGAAATGTTGTCGTTTGAGTTTCGCGCGACTTGCGCGTTGATGTTGGTTTTTGTTGGAAGCATTTCACTTCCCGCTCAGGAACTTCCGCCGCTCAAAAAGGATATCGAGTTCGCCAAGGTGGGCGATGTCAGTCTGAAGCTCGATGCCTTTGTACCCGCCGGCGACGGGCCGTTTCCCACGTGCATCCTGGTGCACGGTGGCGGCTTCATTAATGGCACGAAACAGCACTACATCACGCCCCTGTTTCAGCCACTTTCCAAGGCTGGTTTTACCTGGTTCACGATCGATTATCGGCTCGCGCCGGCTCATCGCTGGCCAGCGTGTGCCGATGATGTGACCACGGCTGTTCGCTGGGTTCGCGAGCACGCTGCCGAGTACAAGGTCGATCCCAAACGGATCGCCCTCATCGGCGAATCGGCCGGCGGCCACTTGGTTTCCTGGGTCGGCGCGCAGAATGAAAAAGACAAGCTCGGCCTGGCCGCGGTCGTGCCGATCTACGCGCCGCACGATCTCGAATTTCAAGTGAAGTCCAAAGACATGCTCGGCAAGAGCATGACCGCGCTGCTCGGCTTAGAAGAACTGAACGACGATGCCTGGAAGAAGCTCCGCGAGACTTCGGTCACGACAAACCTGCCCGGCAAATTGCCACCGTACCTGCTGATTCACGGCACCAAGGACGAACAGGTTCCCTACGAACAATCGACTCGCTTTCAAAAGCAAACCCAGGCCCTCGGCAACCGCTGCGACCTGATCACCATCGAAGGTGGCGGTCACGGCATGGGTGGCTGGGACAAGCTGAACAGCGACTATCGCGATCAACTGGTTGCCTGGCTGAACATGACTCTCGCCCCTGCCGCCACGTCAGCACCGGCCGCGCCTGCTGCACCCTTCCCCGGCAAACAATCGGAATGGAACGAGTTCAAGCGTTACGACTTTGAAATCGGCGGCAAGAATGTCCTCGTCGTCGCGCCCAAAGAAGCCGCCGCGGGCCAGCCCTGGGTCTGGCATGGCGAGTTCTTTGGCCACAAGCCAGCGCCGGACATCGCGTTGCTGAAACGCGGCTTTCATATTGTCTACCTCAGCGTGCCAAACATGCTCGGCTCGCCGAAGGCCGTCGCTCATTGGAACGACTGCTACGCCGAGATGACGGGCAAGCACGGCTTGTCGCCGAAGGTCTCGCTCGTCGGGCTCAGTCGCGGCGGACTCTATTGCTACAACTGGGCCATAGCGAACCCCGACAAGGTCGCCTGCATCTATGCCGACGCTGCGGTCTGCGACTTCCGCAGTTGGCCTGGCGGCAAGCAACTGGGCGACAACTGGAAAGGCAAAGGGAGCCCCGGCGATTGGAAGCTGGTGCTCGAGCAATGGGGCTTCAAAGACAACGCCGAAGCCATCGCCTACACCAAAAATCCTGTCGACAATCTGGAGCCGCTCGCCAAAGCCAAGGTGCCACTGCTGCACGTCTATGGCGATGCCGACGACGTCGTGCCGTGGGAAGAAAACACCGGCGTGATTGCCGAACGCTATAAAAAACTCGGCGGCGAAATCGTCCTCATTCCCAAAGCCGGTGTGGGCCATCATCCGCACGGTTTGACCGATTCAACTCCGATTGTCGAATTCATTGCCAAGCATGGCTCGATCGCCCAGCCCGCCGTCACTTCCCAGGGACGGCGAGTCAGTGTGCAGATTAATCCGACCGGCGTCGAAGGCGAACTCGCGATGTCGGTCGACTTCAACTTCTGGGTGCCGAAGTCGTTCGAACCCATCCGTGGCATCATCGTGCATCAGCATGGCTGCGGCGTGGGCGCCTGCGAAGGTGGCCGCACCGCCGCTGACGATCTCCATTGGCAAGCGCTCGCCGCCAAGTGGAACTGTGCCCTCGTCGGCCCGTCTTACCGCCAGCAAGAATCACAGAACTGCCGCCTCTGGTCCGATCCCCGCAACGGCAGCGAAGCCGCGTTTCTCTCGGCCATCGACCTTGCCGCGAAAGCCGTCAAACGCCCCGAACTGAAAACCGCCCCCTGGTGCCTGTGGGGACACTCCGGCGGCGGCAGCTGGGCCAGCATCATGCAGGCCCGCCATCCCGATCGCGTGGTCGCCGTTTGGTATCGCTCGGGCACTGCTTTTCCCGCCTGGGAAAAGGGCGACATCGCCAAACCAGAACTAACCGCCGCCGTCTATCGCACGCCGGCCATGCTCAATCCCGGCGCAAAAGAAAACGGCGATGCCCGCTTCAAGGGAGCCTGGGACGGCTCGATTGCCATGTTCAACGCCTATCGCGAAAAGGGAGCCCCGATCGGTTTCGCCCCTGATCCGCGCACCAGTCACGAGTGCGGCGATTCGCGCTACCTCGCCATTCCTTTTTTTGACACTTGCCTCTCACTCCGTCTGCCCGCCGCCGACAGCGATGACAACAGTCAGCTGCACGACATCGACTTGAAAGCGGGTTGGCTGGCCAAACTCAACACCGACACTGCAGTCGCCGCCGCCGATTTCCAAGGCGAAGAAAAGCAAGCCGTTTGGCTCCCCGGCAAAGAGTTCGCAGCGGCTTGGACCGAATATGTAAAAACCGGTGCGGTGAGCGACACGACGAAGCCCCCCGCCGCGACCAACGTAGTCGCTCAGGAACAATTCGACAGCACGTGGCGAGTCACCTGGGACGTCAGCGCCGACTTCGAGAGCGGCCTGCAAAAATTCATCATCCTGCGAAATGGCAAAGAGATCGCTCAGCTGCCCGAAAAACCGACGGGCAAGTTCGGCCGGCCCCTCTTCCAGCCCATGAGCTATCACGACACACCAACCCCCGACGCCCGCTACGGCGCCGGTCTATCGCTGCTCGAGTTCATTGACAAGGACCTGCCGATCGTCAGCGGTGACCGCTTACCCGAATATCGCATCGTCGTGGTCAACAGCGTCGGCCTGCAATCATCCCCCAGCGAAACAGCAACCATTCGCAACAACTAACCTGGGTGCGATCTAAAAAAGTGCTCAAATTGTTGCCGGCGAGTAGGTTCAGCATCCGCGCGATACTCCCTCCTATTTTGTGGTAAAAGTTCACACTGGCAATGCATGCATCGTGAGCGCTCGGTAGGCAGCAGCCTTTCCTGCTCCCCTCGCCCCGCTTCGGGGAGAGGGGCTGGGGGTGAGGGGTGAACCGAAGCGAGAGTGTGCTAATGAGCACGCACTATGGATTGCCGAACAGTTCGCCAGAAAATTGAGTCAAACTCGCGCATTATCCCCTCACCCCCGACCCCTCTCCCCGAACGGGGCGAGGGGAGAGAGAAAAGGCGGCGACAGCGTCGCTGGCGTGAATGGCTACATTTTGTGCACAACTCTGACCTAAGTTGTCACCACATTCGCATTTAATTAGCGAGTGATCTTTCTCATTCAGGTTGATGTTTTTGAAAATGATGGTCGTCGCTGCGCTACCGGTGCGCGCGGAGAGCAGCCAACCGATGTCGAAGGGAGCGCTGCCGCGGACGCCATCACTTCGCGTTCGAATGATCGGCGCTGGTTATAAAAAGGTTATGGACTTGGTCCGATTTCATCGCCTGTTTTTGACGCAAGACGTTGGCTGCCAGGACATTGCCGGAATCGCAGAAATTTTTATAACCTGTTATATATTCCACCTCGCGGATTCAAGACTGCTACGGTGGCGAAGAGCATGGGCCTCGCCGATCTGCCAGGCGAGCACCAACTAACCAACCACTTCGTCCACGGTGAGTCCGGTAACGGTATCCTTATGAGCCCCGCACTCTTCAATCTGCGAATGAGTTTGAAATGACTGCCAAGCCAGTGTGTTCTCTGCTGCTGAGTTTTTGCTGCTTCGTGACGCTGGCACTCGGTGCGCGTCTGGGTGTGTGCGACGATGAGCGGGCCACTTGGTTCGCGTTTAATCCGCCAGTCGATAAATTCGCGGCTGATTGTCCACTCGACCTGCGCAGTCTCAACGAGAAGTTTGCCGGCGAAGGTGGATTCATCGCGGCCAAGGACGGGCAATTCATTCACAGCGCGACTGGCAAGCCGGTCCGATTCTGGGCGGTGAATGGACCGCCTGATGATCTGCACGGCGAAGAACTGCGGCGCTGTGCTCGTTTGCTCGCCAAGTATGGAGTGAACCTGGTGCGAGTCCATTCCGCGATGTTCGATAAAGATGGCGAACCCGACCCGGCCAAGATCAAGCGCGCTCAGGAAATCGTTGCCGCGATGAAGGCCGAAGGGATCTACACGCATTTCTCGATCTACTTTCCGTTGTGGTTCTCACCGCGCGCCGATCTTCCCTGGCTCGCTGGCTACGACGGCAAACAGCACCCGTTTGCGGCCCTCATGTTCAATCGAAAGTTTCAAGAGAAGCATCAAGCGTGGCTCGCCGCATTGCTGACCACGCAGGATGAAACCACCAAGCAGCCGCTGCTCGCCGATCCCGCCGTGTTCGGCGTCGAGATTCAAAACGAAGACTCGTTTTTCTTTTGGACCTTCGCCGAGAAGAGTATTCCCGCAGCGCAACTGCAGCTCATCGAGCAGCAGTTCGGCGATTGGCTTATCAAGAAATATGGTTCGCTCGACAAGGCATCGGCAGCGTGGAACAAACTGAGTTTGCCGCGCGATGCCTTCGCCGAAGGCCGTGCGGGCATCCGGCCGTTGTGGAACATCTTCAACGAGCGAACGCCCCGCGACGTCGATACGGCGACATTCTTGTTGGAAACGCAAACTCGATTCTACGAAGAGACCCGTGACTATCTGCGTAAGCTCGGTTTCAAAGGGCTCGTCACGGCGAGCAACTGGCACACCGCCAGTCCCGAGCGCCTCGGCCCGCTGGAGAAACTCAGCTACCTCGCTGGCGACTTCATCGATCGGCATGGTTATTTCGAGTGCAACCATAAGGGAGACAATGCAGCCTGGTCGATTCGCCAGGATCACACCTACAGCGATCGGAGCGCTCTGCGGTTCGATGGCGGTGAACCAGGCCAGCCGAAGCAATTCGTGCATCCGATCATGGATCCGCAGTACGGCGACAAGCCGTCGATGATCTCTGAAGTAACCTTCACCCGCCCCAATCGTTTTCGCTCCGAGGCGCCGCTCTACTTCGCAGCCTATGGCGCGCTGCAAGACAGCGATTGCATCGTGCATTTCGCCTTCGACGGCGCGCGGTGGCAAGTCAAGCCGCGATTTTGGATGCAGCAATGGACGATCGCCACTCCGGCCATGCTCGGACAGTTTCCTGCGGCTGCGCTCCTTTATCGTCGCGGCCTAATTTCTGCTGGCGATGTCGTGGCGGATGCGACGCTCAACAAAGATGAGCTACTTCGCTTGCAAGGAACGCCGTTGCCGCAAGAGGCATCGTTTGACGAACTGCGGCTGAAAGACGTTCCTCAGGGTGTCGAAGTGAAACCGGGGCAACGGCTCGATCCGCTGCTGCACTACGTCGGCCGCACGCAAGTGAAGTTCGCCAACACGCCAGCGAATGTCAAAACCGTCGATGCTGCTCGCTACATCGACCGCAAATCGCAAACCGTAGCCAGCACCAACGGCGAACTAAAGCTCGACTACGGCAAAGGGCTACTGCTGATTAACTCGCCCAGCGCGCAAGGAGCCAGCGGCGCGATTGCATCGGCAGGTAAAATTGAATTGCCGGCGCTGACGATCGAGAGCGATCTCGACCTCGCGCACATCATCGCGGTGTCGCTCGACAACGAGCCGCTGGCGACCTCAAAACGAATTCTGTTGCAAGTCAACTCCGAAGAGCAAGCGACCGACTTCGCCTCGGAACCTGCCGGTTCGGGAATCAAACGCATCACCAACATCGGCCGCGATCCTTGGCAAGTCAAACGCCTGAGCGGTCGAGTTGCGTTGCGGCGCAGCGACGCAAATGAACTCAAGGTGACGCCACTCGATTTCAATGGCTATCCGGTGGATGCTGCGGCACCCGCCAATGCGACATCGATCCGTTTACTTCCGACCACCCTGTACTATTTGATCAGCCGCTAACTCCTGGAAGAGCGGGCTTCGGGAAAAGGCACCATTGCCTCGCGACCGCAGACGGCTGCTTTTATTTGCGAGAGCACAACGTGATCTTGTGCTACGACGTACGAACCCGTTGACTCACCTGCACCGTGTTACTTCTTTTTACGCGGCGGCGACATGCCGAGTCGCATGAGGAACATGGGCACGCAGGAAGCAAGTGTCATCGCAACGGACGTCAGCCAGCCGGGAATGACGCGTGCCCGATCGTGCAACACGGCCTTCAAGGCAGTTGCAACGACGAGTTGCGCGGAAACCTTGAGGATTGCGGGAGCAGGCGCGGCATCCGTGTTGCCGGCCCGCTGAGCCACGTCGAAGAACTCCGTCGTTACCGGTCCGGGGCAAAGCGCGGTGACAGAAACGCCCGTGCCGCGCAGTTCGGCGCGAAGGGCTTCGGAAAAGCTGGTCACATAGGCCTTGGTGGCCGCATAGACTCCCAGCGTTGGTAACGGCAATAGACTGGCGACACTGCTGACATTGAGGACCGCGCCGCGAGCAGCCATCAGTTCCGGCAGCAACGCTCGCGTCAAGCGAGTTAGCGCGACGACGTTCACCAAGAGCATCTGCTCCACCTTCGGCCAATCACAATCCTCAAACAGTCCGTGATCGCCGAGGCCCGCGTTGTTGATAAGCAGCGTCACCCGCTGATCTCCCCGCGCGAGCTCTTGCAGAAAGGCTGCCGTCGCAGCGGCGTCGGCCAGGTCGACCGTATAGAGCTGAATCGTGAGCCCGGGCCGAGCCAATTCATCGCGTAAGCTTTCCAATCGCTCCGTACGGCGAGCAGCAAGGATGAGTGTCTTCGCGACGGGCGCGAGTTGCCGCGCGAACTCCGCACCGAAACCCGAAGAAGCACCCGTGATCAATACGACCGAATCGGCAAAAGTTTTCATCCGCGGATTCTACAGTCCAGCTCAGCGGTTGGCTGCACCGCCGAAGCTTGTACACTTCACTCTGCGATCCATGAGCGAAAGATAGAGGTAGCCGAGTACCTGCCCGCAGTGATCGAGTGCAGAATCTGCGGCATTCGGTCGGTGTACTAACGGTCTCCAACGCTCGTAGGCCGATGGCAATCCGGTACAGGCGAACCGGCATGGTCTCGATTGCTCGCGTGCATTACTGTGGCAAGCTATCGGTGGTCCCCAGTTTGTCTCACGTGTGTGAAGTGTCATGGAAGAGAAGTCGTTCAACTGCTTTGATTTGGATCAGACGATTCGCGAAATTGGCGTGGCGCTCGGAGTTAGTCCGGCGCAAATTCAATCCGCGGTTCAATTGCTCGACGAGGGGAACACCATTCCCTTTATCGCCCGCTATCGCAAAGAGGCGACACGCGGTCTCGATGAAGTGGCGTTGCGGCAGATTGAAGATGCGCTGGCTAAGGCACGCGAACTGGCTCAGCGCAAGACAACGATTCTGAAGACCATTCACGAACAAGGGCAGCTCACGCCAGAGCTCCAAGCTCAGATTCAAACGTGTACCGACCGTCAAGTGCTCGAGTCTCTCTACCTGCCGTTCAAACCAGAACGGCGAACCAAGGCAACTGCCGCGCGTGAGCGCGGCTTGCAACCGCTGGCTGATCTGTTGTTGCGGCAGGAAAGGCTTAATCGGCCGAAGAGCACTGTGCTCAAGCCTTACGTGAATGCGGAAAAAGGTGTCGA is drawn from Anatilimnocola floriformis and contains these coding sequences:
- a CDS encoding SDR family NAD(P)-dependent oxidoreductase encodes the protein MKTFADSVVLITGASSGFGAEFARQLAPVAKTLILAARRTERLESLRDELARPGLTIQLYTVDLADAAATAAFLQELARGDQRVTLLINNAGLGDHGLFEDCDWPKVEQMLLVNVVALTRLTRALLPELMAARGAVLNVSSVASLLPLPTLGVYAATKAYVTSFSEALRAELRGTGVSVTALCPGPVTTEFFDVAQRAGNTDAAPAPAILKVSAQLVVATALKAVLHDRARVIPGWLTSVAMTLASCVPMFLMRLGMSPPRKKK
- a CDS encoding SGNH/GDSL hydrolase family protein produces the protein MLCWFSSRLRTLAAFAFFLTLAISAASADEFFFKDGDRVMFLGDSITEQHQYTAELESYLTTRFPKWRLSFLNSGIGGDSAGGGAGRFKTHVLDEKPTAVTINFGMNDGGYGKFNQGSCDNFIKNTEKMLDAAKAAGVRVALISPNAVDRRYKSNGAEYLETQKEFYAPLAKSAEKYGIAFADQYTKTRAAFEKMEADKADNVKPFGDGFHTSPPGGLQMAHAILTGLKAPAVVSDVTIDVPSSKISETSCKVTGLAADPTGVEFTRLDEALPMPLEPDYASLLPYLNNLKDLNWYGLKVTGLTSGKYSVVIDGVEVAQHTAEELAQGVNLGNVTKGPVYAQAKKVRDAIGAKNKIVHDRFRNVVMYNAPEWLADVAAERKAAVLQKKSEQIAAAQASIYEAVQPVKHQFAVKAVK
- a CDS encoding Kelch repeat-containing protein; the protein is MFARWFCLALAVCISPTFAADAFLNPMPYPPLPEAISSFGATVSGDELYVFSGHIGRIPGNSTNGLSPHFTRLKLSDKEPKWESLAMHVPSQSPGLVAWKGNVYRVGGLSFTNQTGEETAFNSLAIFAKYDSKSNTWKELAPLPEARSSLDAAVVGDKLYVVGGWNLQGASSSDSPWHEDALAFDLTKEDSKWEKIATPPFQTRALAAAAHEGKLWVMGGMKSSNGITKEVHIYDPASNSWSKGPELPGNDSLSGFAISAFATGGRLYYNGSEGIVNVLKKDGSGWESVERLVFPRSFHRLVPTGDKGLVAIAGVARGGGYLASLETINLGNDKPQPKLAEWSVEFGGQAKQSQILFLQGSSLYAFGGNKSKNPHDFSKESFVNEAYRFDLAARSVEQLPNLPAGLSSGGAFLAGPRNDQSIYVIGGIGFVGDKHQSLDTIYQYRIRSKNWTDDVQHLPGTRSMFSTASQNGTVWIFGGAEVNTGKGLTAETLTWRPDGDDPATVVKGADIPTSRRSLGAATIGDKVYVVGGLGAEVGIVGTAAAFDLKTSQWTDIASPKTARVFPNLVALNGKLYLAGGFAKVDGHFAPATTVEVYDPSTNAWEPLQSNLPLQGKQVMEYNGRLLFYGLDQEKSGLAHFALLDLTPESTVVSALQNFGGTDGEGVGDLLARLLKLDKNKDGKVTKDEVGPRFLPIIEKADANQDGVATKEEIEEYVKKSQPAPAGREGGRPMGREGGREGGRPMGREGGREGGRPMGREGGRPGREGREGARPQANP
- a CDS encoding alpha/beta hydrolase produces the protein MLVFVGSISLPAQELPPLKKDIEFAKVGDVSLKLDAFVPAGDGPFPTCILVHGGGFINGTKQHYITPLFQPLSKAGFTWFTIDYRLAPAHRWPACADDVTTAVRWVREHAAEYKVDPKRIALIGESAGGHLVSWVGAQNEKDKLGLAAVVPIYAPHDLEFQVKSKDMLGKSMTALLGLEELNDDAWKKLRETSVTTNLPGKLPPYLLIHGTKDEQVPYEQSTRFQKQTQALGNRCDLITIEGGGHGMGGWDKLNSDYRDQLVAWLNMTLAPAATSAPAAPAAPFPGKQSEWNEFKRYDFEIGGKNVLVVAPKEAAAGQPWVWHGEFFGHKPAPDIALLKRGFHIVYLSVPNMLGSPKAVAHWNDCYAEMTGKHGLSPKVSLVGLSRGGLYCYNWAIANPDKVACIYADAAVCDFRSWPGGKQLGDNWKGKGSPGDWKLVLEQWGFKDNAEAIAYTKNPVDNLEPLAKAKVPLLHVYGDADDVVPWEENTGVIAERYKKLGGEIVLIPKAGVGHHPHGLTDSTPIVEFIAKHGSIAQPAVTSQGRRVSVQINPTGVEGELAMSVDFNFWVPKSFEPIRGIIVHQHGCGVGACEGGRTAADDLHWQALAAKWNCALVGPSYRQQESQNCRLWSDPRNGSEAAFLSAIDLAAKAVKRPELKTAPWCLWGHSGGGSWASIMQARHPDRVVAVWYRSGTAFPAWEKGDIAKPELTAAVYRTPAMLNPGAKENGDARFKGAWDGSIAMFNAYREKGAPIGFAPDPRTSHECGDSRYLAIPFFDTCLSLRLPAADSDDNSQLHDIDLKAGWLAKLNTDTAVAAADFQGEEKQAVWLPGKEFAAAWTEYVKTGAVSDTTKPPAATNVVAQEQFDSTWRVTWDVSADFESGLQKFIILRNGKEIAQLPEKPTGKFGRPLFQPMSYHDTPTPDARYGAGLSLLEFIDKDLPIVSGDRLPEYRIVVVNSVGLQSSPSETATIRNN